The Calderihabitans maritimus genome contains the following window.
CTTGCTGTTGAACCACTTTCCGCAGCAGTTCCATTCTATACACCTGCTCAGAAACTGGCATTTCAACCGCTTGACGAAAGACATCAGCCATCTCTTCCGGATAATAAGGATTTACCAGCAGCGCCTCCCGCAACTGTTGAGCTGCCCCGGCATAGGCACTCAAGACTAGTACTCCTCTTCTATCGGTTTTAGCAGCTATAAATTCTTTAGCTACCAGATTTAGACCGTCACGGAGAGGAGTTACCAGAGCAATATCGGCAGCTAAATAGTGAGCCACCAGCTCGCTGGAGGATAAAGCCCCATACCGGTAGAGTACCGGTCCGCGCCAGTTTATACTGTAACGGCCGTTGATGCGCCCTACGGCCTCTTCTACCCGGTGTTTTAAGTTCTCATAGGCTTTAACCCCCGACCGGCTGGGGACTGCGACCTGGAGTAACGCTACCCGTCCTCGATACTGGGGAAATTTTTCTAAAAAAGTTTCAAAAGCCAGAAGCCTTTCCAATATACCCTTAGTGTAATCCAATCTGTCTACTCCTAAGAATATAAAATCGGCTTCAACCCGGCCCCGTATTTCCGAAGCTTGGGCCAGAATCTCAGCTCGGGAAGCCATTTCCCTGAATTTATTCCAATCAATACCTATTGGGGCAAAACTCACAGTTATATTGCGATTATCCCCTTTGACCATTCCCAGCTCCCAATTGACAGGAAGGTGCAAAATTTTCTCTACACAACGCAAAAAATTGTTCCGATAGTCCGCGGAGTGAAAGGCTATGCAGTCGGCTCCCAACAACCCCCGTAATATATCTGCCGCCCAGGGCAGAGTACTGAAGATTTCAGGAGGCGGGAAGGGAACATGCCAGAAAAAAGCAATATTTGCCTTTCCATGGGCCCTGCGCACCATTTCGGGGACCAGAGCCAAATGAAAATCATGTACCCATATCAGATCTCCACTTCGCATAAATCCGCCTATTACCTGAGCATATTTCTGATTGACATTCCGGTAGCTATCCCAATAATCTTTGCGTACCACCACCTTTTCTAAAAAGCAATGACATAACGGCCACAGGCAACTGTTGGAAAACCCCAGATAATATTTCTCTATCTCCTTTTCCGTTAGAAGTATCTCCTGGAACCAGTAAAGAGGCTCATTAGCGGGAACACCTATCATCTCTCCTTTGACTTTCGAACCCTCCGCCACCCGACCACCCCAGGCCAGCCAGGTTCCCCCGAAATTCTGGACCACCGGTTCAAGGGCGGAAACCAGCCCGCTAACCGCCTTTTCCCGTTTACGCCCCGAGTTTTCTTCCCTAAATATGTAGGAGCCCCGGTTTGAAACCAGAATCACTTTGTTATTGTTTCCCAACGGGGCTAATTTGAACATTTTTAACCACCTTCTTTACGGTTCAAAAACCACCCGCACTTTTCCCTCGCACTGAAGAACGTTACAATAGACTTTATCATTTTTACGGGTAAATTCCAGATCTATCTTGCCACGGCCGACCCGAAGATTTTTTACTAACACTTCATTTACTCCTTGAGGCAACAGGGGTTTACAGATTACTACATCTCCTCTTTCGGAACGAATTCCGAGCAGGCTGTGTAGTAAGGAGAACAAGCTGCCTACCGCCCAGGCCTGGGGATCACAGGCGGTCGGGTAGTGAACGGGACCTGTTTGCCCCCGTCGCGTAAAACCGCAGAATAGTTCCGGCAGACGGTAATAGGGAAATGAGAGAGCCGCCTCGTACAAACTGTTGGCCAGGCGTAAAAGCAATTGATGTTGATCGCTACACCGCAACCCAGCCGCAATAATGGAATTATCGTGAGGCCAAATAGAACCATTATGATAACTCATGGGATTATACGCCTGTTCTAATTTACTCATAGTGCGAATGCCCCATCCGGAAAACATGTCCGCTTCGAACAGGCGGCGGGCAACTTTATCCGCCAGGTTGGCCGGTAAAATTCCTGTGAAAAGGCAGTGCCCCGGGTTGGATACAATCGTCTTCACCGGTTGCTTCTTACCGTCCAAAGCAAATGCTAAAAACTCTCGATCACTCATCCAGAAGTCCTGGATAAACTTTTGTTTCAACTGCCGGGCTTGACGCTGACATCGCATCGCTTCCTTTCTGTCTCCCAGCAGTTCAAAAAGTTCCACGCAACGTCGTAAAGCCAGGTAATAATAGGCCTGAACCTCCACCAGGGCAATAGGCGCCTCCGCCAGAGTTCCATCAGGTCTGACTACTGCATCCCAGGAGTCTTTCCATCCCTGGTTGGTAAGACCTCTTTCTGATTCCCGCCTGTACTCTATGTAGCCATCTCCGTCCAGATCACCGTACTCCCGGCACCAGAGCAGGCATTTTCTTAATGGCTCTGCCAGTTCTCTCACCAATTCTTCATCCTGAAGCCACCGGTAAACTTCTGATAGTAGAATAATAAACCATAAAGTAGAATCTACCGACCCGTAATAGGGAGTGTGGGGGACTTCTCCCCGTCTGGCCATTTCACCCCGCCGAATTTCGTGCATTATTTTCCCCGGTTTTTCATCCCGCCAGGCATTATTATCTTCCCCTTGTAAGCGAGCCAGGAAACGCAGGCTTCTTTTAGCCAGTTCCGGGTTCACGATAAGGGTCTGCCAGGCGGTTATCAAGGCATCTCTACCAAAAGGGGCGGCATACCAGGGAATCCCTGCTACTAAAATACTGCCCCATTCGGGGTAATCAGTATTTAAGGCTCCCAGGTCAGTAACTCCCCGCTCAAAAAGGTAGTTGAAAAAAGTATTGTCTGTCTGAAACTTGGTACACTCTTCCTTCCAGCGCCGATATTTATTCAGCTGGTAGTTAGCCGCCCGAAGAAAAGCAGGAGCTATTCCGGTATCGCCCTTCCCCCTCTGCGCCTTTGGGTCGCCTTCTATGACAGCATTGATCCGGGTGTAAAGATAAACCTTCCGCTGAGGTGCTAATTTAAGGCGAAACTCGGCTACACCTGTCCCGTCAGGTCGAACGCTTAACTTCGGCCGAGGGGAAAAAATCACCTCTGTACCCATCGTAATCCCATCTAATCCCCGGTAGGAGAAAAGTATTCCGTTGCGCAAAAGCTTCGCAGGCAGCTTTTCTCCCCGTTCTTCCCGCAAGATACCTCTAACTTCAAATATATCAACAAAATCCGCTCCAAATTTGAAGGTAAGTTTGAGAAAAACCGGCCATGGATTATAATTTACCAACCGCAACCTTTGAAAAAAACTATCCCTGACTACTCTGAGTTCCCTCAAGTGAATGGTATGCATAGGAATTTTTGAGTTATTGACCGTTAATTCCGGATTGGTAAGTTCTATTTTGGCAAAATGGCTGTCTTTCGTTTCAGCTGATAAAAATAAGGGCTCTTTATCTTCCAGTAAAATCTCCAGGTGGTTGAGAAAACGGGTATCCCGATAGTAAAGCCCCAGCTCCCCCTTCTCTTGATAAGGAATTAAACCGTTAGGAAGAGAAGTAATAAACATTTCATCGTCTTTGAGTACTTCGGTACTGGCTTGAACTTCACTGGGAGAAACGTCCCATTCGTTACTTCTTCCGGTACTTTCCAAATACATCTTTCTCATTCCTTCCTTGCAGGCGCATCTCCTTATTCAGGTCAGCAAACAGCCTTGTAGACTTCCGATGTTTTTTCCGTCATTATTTCTTTAGTATAATATTTTTCCACCAAGGTCCGTCCCCGGGAACCTATCTGCCTGCCCAACTCGGGATTTCGCAAGAGGTATAAACAATTTTCCGCCAGCTGCCCATGATCATTCATTTCTACCACAAAACCGTTCTCGCCATGCTTGATAACTTCCGGCATTCCTCCGGCACGGCTTACAATTATGGGCCTGGCTGTAGCCTGCGCCTCCAGCATAACCAAACCAAACGGCTCCTGGAAACAGGAAGGATAGATAACAATTTCCGATGCCTGGTACATGCGAGGCATTTCTTCCCAAGGGAAAAACTTAACCCACACATTATTCTGCAAACCCAGTTCTTCGACCATGGCTGTAATCCGGTGTACATGGTGAGGCTGATGGTTACCCCAGTCTACCGTCTTAGTAGTCCCAGCCATTACCAACAGGACTTCAGGAAACTCCCGCACTATAAGCGCGAGGGCTCGCACCCCAATATGGCAGCCTTTGTCCAAACTCATTCTCGCCGGGTGAAAAATAACTCGTCTCCCTGCAAAATGCGGGTTAACCCGTAGGATCTCCTCCTGTTCTTCTCGGGTAGGAGGTCGAAAACGGTCTATGTCAATGCCGTGGTGAATAGTGAATATCCTATCCGCCGGGTAACCTGCTTTGATCAGCTCTTCTTTAATATAGTGGCTTACCGCAATAACGGCATCCCAGTCCCCGGCCAGTTGGCACATCTGATCCCACAACTGGTCTTCCCAAACATTATGTGCCGTTAGTATCAAAGGTATACCCATTTTTCGCTTTATATCGAATAAAACTTCCGCATGAACCGGGCTGAAATAATGCATGTTGTGGGCATGGATCAAATCTGGTTTTACCTTCTCTATGAAACGGTAGATTTTCTCCCTGATTTTATCAGCCATTACTTCTATTTTGACCAAAGAAAGGCTATTTAAATCCATAAGAGGGGTTCTATTGATTTCCATCCCCTTCCAGGTATAATCATCAGCCATGCCTTCCACCGAATTGGTTAAAAGGAAAACTTCCCAACCTCTTTCTACCAATTCCGGCCCCAGCAAGGCCAAATGAGTCTCAACTCCTCCAATGACAGGAGGGAAAGCCCAATGCAACATAGCTACCCGCATTGATTACACCTCTTTACACCTCAATTTTCGGTTTCTAAAGCCAAGTACAACTGCACACGATAATTTGTATGTAACTGCTTCCCAATTTATGTCGCTATTTAAAAAAACAAAATCGGTCCTTATAAAAATTGAGTATGACCGATTTTATGCGCCTAAAATTTTGCCTGCCCTCCGGGGAATTGTTTCTCCGTTTATTAATTTGCCATAATTTTCCAAATAAGTCAATATGGAATTAATCCCAAAGGTTGATCTCCCGTTAAATAAAAAAAGAACCTTGCAAAAAGGTTCTTAGGATGTATTTTATGATTTTTACAGGTCAAAAAACACCTCGCCCTCAACCTCTTCTTGCAGATGTGAAAGAAACAAAATTCGCGCCAGCGGGAGTTCGCCCCCTGCCGGCGCATCGCACATCAACTACCGTATCTCGACCTCCAGTAACGGAGGATGGCATTCAAAAGCGAAGCCAAATGTTAGACTTTCAGCGACGCCGAATTTTTCAGTAGAAGCCTTTTCATCAACTTTAATCGGATTAACACCAAAACGTGGGGGGTAACCGCCAGGATAGCTAGTCCCACAACCGGCAGGCGAATGATACCTGACAACATTACCACCAGCAGGCGTCCATCGCGGTTAGCCAGTAAAAGATTGACCCACATTCCCTCTTGGGCCGGTAAATATCTTCTCCCCGTAGCGGTATGGAATTTTTCCTTCATCAGCATGGACATAGGAGAGCCCAACAGAGCCAACGAACCCAAAACTAAAACCAGGGGATGCGAACCGTTAAGATAAGCGCCTGCCGTCATCCCCATCAAAATCAAACCGTCACCGTAACGATCCAGTACAGAATCCAGCAACTCCCCAAAAGGTGATTTCAAAAATTTCAACCGGGCCAATTCC
Protein-coding sequences here:
- a CDS encoding amylo-alpha-1,6-glucosidase, whose protein sequence is MRKMYLESTGRSNEWDVSPSEVQASTEVLKDDEMFITSLPNGLIPYQEKGELGLYYRDTRFLNHLEILLEDKEPLFLSAETKDSHFAKIELTNPELTVNNSKIPMHTIHLRELRVVRDSFFQRLRLVNYNPWPVFLKLTFKFGADFVDIFEVRGILREERGEKLPAKLLRNGILFSYRGLDGITMGTEVIFSPRPKLSVRPDGTGVAEFRLKLAPQRKVYLYTRINAVIEGDPKAQRGKGDTGIAPAFLRAANYQLNKYRRWKEECTKFQTDNTFFNYLFERGVTDLGALNTDYPEWGSILVAGIPWYAAPFGRDALITAWQTLIVNPELAKRSLRFLARLQGEDNNAWRDEKPGKIMHEIRRGEMARRGEVPHTPYYGSVDSTLWFIILLSEVYRWLQDEELVRELAEPLRKCLLWCREYGDLDGDGYIEYRRESERGLTNQGWKDSWDAVVRPDGTLAEAPIALVEVQAYYYLALRRCVELFELLGDRKEAMRCQRQARQLKQKFIQDFWMSDREFLAFALDGKKQPVKTIVSNPGHCLFTGILPANLADKVARRLFEADMFSGWGIRTMSKLEQAYNPMSYHNGSIWPHDNSIIAAGLRCSDQHQLLLRLANSLYEAALSFPYYRLPELFCGFTRRGQTGPVHYPTACDPQAWAVGSLFSLLHSLLGIRSERGDVVICKPLLPQGVNEVLVKNLRVGRGKIDLEFTRKNDKVYCNVLQCEGKVRVVFEP
- a CDS encoding glycosyltransferase family 4 protein, with amino-acid sequence MRVAMLHWAFPPVIGGVETHLALLGPELVERGWEVFLLTNSVEGMADDYTWKGMEINRTPLMDLNSLSLVKIEVMADKIREKIYRFIEKVKPDLIHAHNMHYFSPVHAEVLFDIKRKMGIPLILTAHNVWEDQLWDQMCQLAGDWDAVIAVSHYIKEELIKAGYPADRIFTIHHGIDIDRFRPPTREEQEEILRVNPHFAGRRVIFHPARMSLDKGCHIGVRALALIVREFPEVLLVMAGTTKTVDWGNHQPHHVHRITAMVEELGLQNNVWVKFFPWEEMPRMYQASEIVIYPSCFQEPFGLVMLEAQATARPIIVSRAGGMPEVIKHGENGFVVEMNDHGQLAENCLYLLRNPELGRQIGSRGRTLVEKYYTKEIMTEKTSEVYKAVC
- a CDS encoding alpha,alpha-trehalose-phosphate synthase (UDP-forming), translated to MFKLAPLGNNNKVILVSNRGSYIFREENSGRKREKAVSGLVSALEPVVQNFGGTWLAWGGRVAEGSKVKGEMIGVPANEPLYWFQEILLTEKEIEKYYLGFSNSCLWPLCHCFLEKVVVRKDYWDSYRNVNQKYAQVIGGFMRSGDLIWVHDFHLALVPEMVRRAHGKANIAFFWHVPFPPPEIFSTLPWAADILRGLLGADCIAFHSADYRNNFLRCVEKILHLPVNWELGMVKGDNRNITVSFAPIGIDWNKFREMASRAEILAQASEIRGRVEADFIFLGVDRLDYTKGILERLLAFETFLEKFPQYRGRVALLQVAVPSRSGVKAYENLKHRVEEAVGRINGRYSINWRGPVLYRYGALSSSELVAHYLAADIALVTPLRDGLNLVAKEFIAAKTDRRGVLVLSAYAGAAQQLREALLVNPYYPEEMADVFRQAVEMPVSEQVYRMELLRKVVQQQDVYWWSHQVLKTLPSKWGKLAATSGLGRAVNMGKAVTAGSSSLEDGV